One genomic window of Glycine soja cultivar W05 chromosome 9, ASM419377v2, whole genome shotgun sequence includes the following:
- the LOC114367519 gene encoding auxin-induced protein 15A-like — protein MKTGNRFVGIAHAKQKLQRTLSQRIKMASAVADVPKGHLAVYVGENHKRFVIPISYLSHPLFRDLLDWAEEEFGFNHPMGGLTIPCTEDYFISLTSSLN, from the coding sequence ATGAAGACTGGAAACAGATTTGTGGGGATAGCTCATGCCAAGCAGAAACTTCAGAGAACACTTTCACAAAGAATCAAAATGGCTTCAGCTGTTGCTGATGTTCCAAAAGGCCACTTGGCAGTGTACGTTGGAGAGAACCATAAGAGGTTTGTGATTCCAATATCTTACCTAAGCCACCCTTTATTCAGAGACTTGTTGGATTGGGCTGAAGAAGAATTCGGATTCAATCACCCAATGGGTGGTCTCACTATTCCATGTACTGAAGATTACTTCATTAGTCTAACTTCTTctcttaattaa